A single window of Gossypium arboreum isolate Shixiya-1 chromosome 13, ASM2569848v2, whole genome shotgun sequence DNA harbors:
- the LOC108462837 gene encoding BRASSINOSTEROID INSENSITIVE 1-associated receptor kinase 1-like isoform X2: MWGFGSLNQNKMMERFISVLTLVLYLILRVGGNAEGDVLNALKTNMADPNNVLQSWDATYVNPCGWDHVTCNDENSVTRVDLQNASLSGQLVPQLGQLPNLQYLELYGSNISGIIPEELGNLTNLVSLDLYLNNLSGGIPTTLGKLTKLRVLRLNNNSLTGTIPASLTTVMTLQVLDLSNNQLVGDIPVNGSFTLFHSSSFSNNKLNNPPPASPTSSGNSVIGAIFGGVFAGALLLFSVPAIIFARRHSRKRQDLLSKDPEYHLGQLKRFSLHELQAATDYFSNKHVVGSGGSGRVYKGHLVDGSLVAIKRLKQGYTHGGMRQFQAEVEMVSMAVHRNLLRLRGFCMTATERLLVYPFMVNGSVRSCLRERPESQAPLDWGVRKRIALGAARGIAYLHDHCNPKIIHRDLKAADILLDEEFEAVVGDFGLAKLMDYKNTHVTTAVRGTMGHIAPEYLSSGRASEKTDVFGYGIMLLELITGQTAVDLARLANDDVMLLDWVEGLLKGKKLETLVDSDLQGNYIKEEVEQLIRVALLCTRSTPVGRPKMAEVVRMLDGDGLAERWEDWQKKKMFHQEFSNTRHPNVNWIITDSTSRILPDELSGPR; encoded by the exons ATGTGGGGATTTGGctctttaaatcaaaataaaatgatGGAGCGATTCATCTCCGTTTTGACTTTGGTGTTGTATTTGATTCTCCGAGTTGGCGGCAACGCGGAAG GTGATGTTTTGAATGCATTGAAGACCAATATGGCTGACCCCAATAACGTGTTGCAAAGTTGGGATGCAACCTATGTGAATCCTTGCGGATGGGATCATGTTACATGTAATGATGAAAATAGTGTGACAAGAGT TGATCTTCAGAATGCAAGTCTATCTGGTCAATTGGTTCCACAGCTTGGGCAGCTTCCAAATTTGCAATACTT GGAGCTTTATGGTAGTAACATATCTGGGATAATCCCTGAGGAGCTTGGGAATTTGACGAACTTGGTGAGCTTGGATCTTTACTTGAATAATTTATCTGGAGGCATTCCAACTACCCTGGGCAAGCTTACAAAATTGCGTGTCCT GCGTCTCAACAACAACTCATTGACAGGTACAATTCCTGCGTCCTTAACTACTGTTATGACACTGCAAGTGCT GGATCTTTCGAACAATCAGCTAGTAGGAGATATTCCTGTTAATGGTTCCTTTACGCTATTCCATTCGAGCAG TTTTAGTAATAATAAACTCAACAATCCTCCACCAGCTTCGCCAACTTCATCAG GTAATAGTGTCATTGGTGCTATTTTTGGAGGAGTTTTTGCTGGAGCTCTCCTGCTGTTTTCTGTTCCTGCAATTATATTTGCTCGGCGGCATAGTAGGAAACGACAGGATCTTTTAT CTAAGGACCCAGAATATCATTTGGGACAACTTAAAAGGTTTTCTTTGCATGAACTACAAGCGGCAACTGATTATTTTAGCAACAAACATGTTGTGGGTAGTGGTGGTTCTGGTAGAGTTTATAAAGGTCATTTAGTTGATGGATCTCTTGTGGCTATAAAAAGACTGAAACAGGGGTATACTCATGGTGGAATGCGGCAGTTCCAAGCTGAGGTCGAAATGGTAAGTATGGCTGTGCATCGAAATCTACTACGTCTACGTGGCTTTTGCATGACCGCTACAGAACGGTTGCTTGTCTATCCCTTTATGGTTAATGGTAGTGTTAGATCCTGTTTAAGAG AGCGTCCAGAGTCTCAAGCACCACTTGACTGGGGTGTAAGAAAACGGATTGCACTGGGGGCTGCGAGGGGGATTGCATATTTGCATGATCATTGTAACCCCAAGATTATACACCGTGATTTGAAGGCTGCAGATATATTGTTGGATGAAGAATTTGAAGCAGTTGTTGGAGACTTTGGGCTGGCCAAATTGATGGACTACAAAAATACTCATGTCACAACTGCTGTTCGTGGCACAATGGGTCATATAGCCCCTGAATACCTGTCAAGTGGAAGGGCATCAGAGAAAACTGATGTTTTTGGGTATGGTATTATGCTTCTTGAACTCATTACAGGACAAACGGCTGTTGATCTTGCTAGACTTGCAAATGATGATGTCATGTTGCTTGATTGG GTAGAAGGGCTTCTGAAAGGCAAGAAGTTGGAAACGCTGGTTGACTCTGATCTTCAAGGTAATTACATAAAGGAAGAAGTGGAACAGCTAATCCGGGTGGCTCTTTTATGCACTCGAAGCACCCCAGTGGGAAGGCCTAAGATGGCCGAAGTGGTCAGAATGCTGGATGGTGATGGCTTGGCTGAAAGATGGGAAGATTGGCAGAAAAAGAAAATGTTCCACCAAGAGTTTAGCAATACCCGCCACCCCAATGTGAATTGGATTATCACAGATTCCACTTCTCGCATCCTTCCAGATGAACTGTCAGGTCCTAGGTGA
- the LOC108462837 gene encoding BRASSINOSTEROID INSENSITIVE 1-associated receptor kinase 1-like isoform X1 has product MWGFGSLNQNKMMERFISVLTLVLYLILRVGGNAEGDVLNALKTNMADPNNVLQSWDATYVNPCGWDHVTCNDENSVTRVDLQNASLSGQLVPQLGQLPNLQYLELYGSNISGIIPEELGNLTNLVSLDLYLNNLSGGIPTTLGKLTKLRVLRLNNNSLTGTIPASLTTVMTLQVLDLSNNQLVGDIPVNGSFTLFHSSSFSNNKLNNPPPASPTSSGNSVIGAIFGGVFAGALLLFSVPAIIFARRHSRKRQDLLCNVPAKDPEYHLGQLKRFSLHELQAATDYFSNKHVVGSGGSGRVYKGHLVDGSLVAIKRLKQGYTHGGMRQFQAEVEMVSMAVHRNLLRLRGFCMTATERLLVYPFMVNGSVRSCLRERPESQAPLDWGVRKRIALGAARGIAYLHDHCNPKIIHRDLKAADILLDEEFEAVVGDFGLAKLMDYKNTHVTTAVRGTMGHIAPEYLSSGRASEKTDVFGYGIMLLELITGQTAVDLARLANDDVMLLDWVEGLLKGKKLETLVDSDLQGNYIKEEVEQLIRVALLCTRSTPVGRPKMAEVVRMLDGDGLAERWEDWQKKKMFHQEFSNTRHPNVNWIITDSTSRILPDELSGPR; this is encoded by the exons ATGTGGGGATTTGGctctttaaatcaaaataaaatgatGGAGCGATTCATCTCCGTTTTGACTTTGGTGTTGTATTTGATTCTCCGAGTTGGCGGCAACGCGGAAG GTGATGTTTTGAATGCATTGAAGACCAATATGGCTGACCCCAATAACGTGTTGCAAAGTTGGGATGCAACCTATGTGAATCCTTGCGGATGGGATCATGTTACATGTAATGATGAAAATAGTGTGACAAGAGT TGATCTTCAGAATGCAAGTCTATCTGGTCAATTGGTTCCACAGCTTGGGCAGCTTCCAAATTTGCAATACTT GGAGCTTTATGGTAGTAACATATCTGGGATAATCCCTGAGGAGCTTGGGAATTTGACGAACTTGGTGAGCTTGGATCTTTACTTGAATAATTTATCTGGAGGCATTCCAACTACCCTGGGCAAGCTTACAAAATTGCGTGTCCT GCGTCTCAACAACAACTCATTGACAGGTACAATTCCTGCGTCCTTAACTACTGTTATGACACTGCAAGTGCT GGATCTTTCGAACAATCAGCTAGTAGGAGATATTCCTGTTAATGGTTCCTTTACGCTATTCCATTCGAGCAG TTTTAGTAATAATAAACTCAACAATCCTCCACCAGCTTCGCCAACTTCATCAG GTAATAGTGTCATTGGTGCTATTTTTGGAGGAGTTTTTGCTGGAGCTCTCCTGCTGTTTTCTGTTCCTGCAATTATATTTGCTCGGCGGCATAGTAGGAAACGACAGGATCTTTTATGTAATGTCCCTG CTAAGGACCCAGAATATCATTTGGGACAACTTAAAAGGTTTTCTTTGCATGAACTACAAGCGGCAACTGATTATTTTAGCAACAAACATGTTGTGGGTAGTGGTGGTTCTGGTAGAGTTTATAAAGGTCATTTAGTTGATGGATCTCTTGTGGCTATAAAAAGACTGAAACAGGGGTATACTCATGGTGGAATGCGGCAGTTCCAAGCTGAGGTCGAAATGGTAAGTATGGCTGTGCATCGAAATCTACTACGTCTACGTGGCTTTTGCATGACCGCTACAGAACGGTTGCTTGTCTATCCCTTTATGGTTAATGGTAGTGTTAGATCCTGTTTAAGAG AGCGTCCAGAGTCTCAAGCACCACTTGACTGGGGTGTAAGAAAACGGATTGCACTGGGGGCTGCGAGGGGGATTGCATATTTGCATGATCATTGTAACCCCAAGATTATACACCGTGATTTGAAGGCTGCAGATATATTGTTGGATGAAGAATTTGAAGCAGTTGTTGGAGACTTTGGGCTGGCCAAATTGATGGACTACAAAAATACTCATGTCACAACTGCTGTTCGTGGCACAATGGGTCATATAGCCCCTGAATACCTGTCAAGTGGAAGGGCATCAGAGAAAACTGATGTTTTTGGGTATGGTATTATGCTTCTTGAACTCATTACAGGACAAACGGCTGTTGATCTTGCTAGACTTGCAAATGATGATGTCATGTTGCTTGATTGG GTAGAAGGGCTTCTGAAAGGCAAGAAGTTGGAAACGCTGGTTGACTCTGATCTTCAAGGTAATTACATAAAGGAAGAAGTGGAACAGCTAATCCGGGTGGCTCTTTTATGCACTCGAAGCACCCCAGTGGGAAGGCCTAAGATGGCCGAAGTGGTCAGAATGCTGGATGGTGATGGCTTGGCTGAAAGATGGGAAGATTGGCAGAAAAAGAAAATGTTCCACCAAGAGTTTAGCAATACCCGCCACCCCAATGTGAATTGGATTATCACAGATTCCACTTCTCGCATCCTTCCAGATGAACTGTCAGGTCCTAGGTGA